The Lacrimispora xylanolytica genome has a segment encoding these proteins:
- the ung gene encoding uracil-DNA glycosylase, with amino-acid sequence MGAIDNDWLSPLSEEFKKPYYRELYQKVKEEYEKGLVFPEPDDIFNAFQFTPLSKVKAVILGQDPYHNHGQAHGLCFSVKPEVDIPPSLVNIYQELREDLGCEIPSHGYLKKWSDQGVMLLNTVLTVRAHAANSHQGIGWEKFTDAAIRILNEQDHPIVFLLWGRPAQNKKAMLNNPKHLILEAPHPSPLSAYRGFFGCKHFSKSNAFLEANGVEPIDWQIENIK; translated from the coding sequence ATGGGAGCAATTGACAATGACTGGCTGTCCCCGTTAAGTGAGGAGTTTAAAAAGCCGTATTACAGGGAACTTTATCAGAAGGTGAAAGAAGAATATGAGAAAGGGCTTGTTTTCCCGGAGCCTGATGATATCTTCAATGCGTTTCAGTTCACGCCTCTTTCCAAGGTAAAGGCAGTGATCTTAGGTCAGGATCCTTACCACAATCATGGTCAGGCCCACGGCCTTTGCTTTTCCGTAAAGCCTGAAGTGGATATTCCGCCGTCTCTGGTAAATATCTATCAGGAGCTTAGGGAAGACTTGGGATGTGAGATACCCAGTCATGGATACTTGAAGAAATGGTCGGATCAGGGAGTCATGCTTTTAAATACGGTCCTTACCGTTCGTGCCCATGCGGCCAACTCCCATCAGGGAATCGGTTGGGAGAAGTTTACCGATGCAGCCATCCGTATTTTAAATGAACAGGACCATCCGATCGTATTTCTTCTTTGGGGCCGTCCTGCCCAGAATAAAAAAGCAATGCTTAATAATCCAAAGCACTTAATACTGGAAGCGCCTCATCCCAGTCCGCTTTCCGCATACCGGGGATTTTTTGGCTGTAAGCATTTTAGCAAGTCCAATGCCTTTTTAGAGGCCAATGGAGTGGAGCCGATTGACTGGCAGATAGAAAATATAAAATAG
- the hisF gene encoding imidazole glycerol phosphate synthase subunit HisF, translating into MLTKRIIPCLDVHNARVVKGVNFVDLKDAGDPVEIAAAYDKAGADELVFLDITASSDNRNTVVDMVRRVAEKVFIPFTVGGGIRTVDDFKMLLREGADKISINSSAINTPRLISDAADKFGRQCVVVAIDARRRKDGSGWSVYKNGGRVDTGLDAIEWAREADRLGAGEILLTSMDCDGTKAGYDNELNRIIAENVSVPVIASGGAGTMEHFRDALTEGMADAALAASLFHYKEMEIMDLKRYLNELEIPVRI; encoded by the coding sequence ATGCTAACGAAGAGAATCATACCATGCCTGGATGTACATAACGCAAGAGTGGTAAAGGGAGTAAATTTCGTGGACTTAAAGGATGCAGGCGATCCCGTTGAGATTGCAGCAGCCTACGATAAGGCAGGAGCGGATGAGCTGGTATTTTTAGATATCACCGCCTCCTCGGATAACCGAAATACGGTAGTGGATATGGTCCGCCGGGTGGCTGAGAAGGTGTTCATTCCATTTACCGTAGGCGGCGGCATCCGCACGGTAGACGACTTTAAGATGCTTTTAAGAGAAGGTGCCGATAAGATTTCCATTAATTCATCTGCAATCAATACGCCAAGGCTCATTTCTGACGCCGCCGATAAGTTTGGACGTCAATGTGTAGTGGTTGCCATTGATGCCAGAAGGCGGAAGGACGGAAGCGGCTGGAGCGTTTATAAAAACGGCGGCAGGGTCGATACCGGACTTGATGCCATTGAGTGGGCAAGAGAGGCAGACCGGCTTGGTGCTGGAGAAATCCTTTTAACCAGCATGGACTGCGATGGTACAAAAGCAGGTTACGACAACGAGTTAAACCGCATCATAGCAGAGAATGTTTCTGTTCCAGTTATCGCCTCTGGCGGGGCAGGAACCATGGAGCATTTCCGTGATGCCTTAACCGAAGGGATGGCTGATGCCGCACTGGCAGCTTCCCTGTTTCACTACAAAGAAATGGAAATTATGGATTTAAAACGATATTTAAATGAGTTAGAGATACCAGTTAGGATTTAA
- the hisH gene encoding imidazole glycerol phosphate synthase subunit HisH, giving the protein MIAIIDYDAGNLKSVEKALVSLGESPVVTRDKEILLSADKVILPGVGAFGEAMDKLHQYELVEVIQKIAENGTPLLGICLGLQLFFESSQESEGVKGLGLLPGKILRFPNTPGLKVPHMGWNSLKIKPEGRLFKGIHSGAYVYFVHSYYLEAERQSDVAATSEYGLTFGASVERDNLFACQFHPEKSSDTGLHILKNFIELT; this is encoded by the coding sequence ATGATTGCGATAATTGACTACGATGCCGGAAATTTAAAAAGTGTGGAAAAAGCCCTGGTTTCTCTGGGAGAAAGCCCTGTCGTAACAAGGGATAAGGAAATCCTTCTTTCTGCGGATAAAGTAATTCTGCCAGGAGTGGGAGCGTTTGGGGAAGCGATGGATAAGCTTCACCAATATGAGCTGGTGGAAGTGATACAAAAGATAGCGGAGAATGGGACACCCCTTCTTGGCATCTGTCTGGGGCTTCAGCTCTTTTTTGAAAGCAGCCAGGAATCAGAAGGAGTAAAAGGTCTTGGCCTTCTGCCCGGCAAAATTCTTCGATTTCCAAATACCCCTGGTCTAAAGGTGCCTCATATGGGCTGGAACAGTCTTAAGATCAAGCCGGAAGGTAGACTTTTTAAAGGAATCCATTCCGGTGCATATGTTTATTTTGTCCATTCATATTATTTAGAAGCAGAACGGCAATCCGATGTGGCAGCAACGTCAGAGTATGGTCTGACCTTTGGCGCTTCCGTGGAGAGAGATAACTTATTTGCCTGCCAGTTCCATCCGGAAAAGAGCAGTGATACAGGTCTTCATATCTTGAAAAATTTCATAGAACTTACTTAA
- a CDS encoding DUF4430 domain-containing protein has translation MNKHIKLSPLLGGFAAIAVLALLLVIYTLTRPVPMAGTKNISIDVVYENGVKEHYQITTEAHFLLEAISSIPELKVSGTSSDEFGLMVTTINGTRADYQKDHAYWALLLNGEPCSYGVSQQPIKDKEAYTFQYTPANEEAQKP, from the coding sequence ATGAATAAACACATAAAGCTTTCTCCCTTGCTGGGAGGTTTTGCTGCTATTGCAGTGCTGGCACTGCTATTAGTCATATACACTCTGACAAGACCGGTTCCCATGGCGGGTACAAAGAATATCTCCATTGATGTCGTATATGAAAACGGAGTCAAAGAGCATTATCAGATTACCACAGAAGCCCACTTTCTTCTGGAGGCAATAAGTTCCATTCCTGAGCTTAAGGTTTCAGGAACATCAAGCGACGAATTTGGACTAATGGTAACTACCATCAATGGAACGAGAGCCGATTACCAAAAGGACCATGCTTATTGGGCGCTCCTGTTAAATGGCGAGCCCTGCAGCTACGGGGTCAGTCAGCAGCCCATTAAGGATAAGGAGGCATATACGTTTCAGTATACCCCTGCAAACGAGGAGGCCCAAAAGCCATGA
- a CDS encoding class I SAM-dependent rRNA methyltransferase: MESAIVRIKKGEARALKAGGMWIYDNEIDTITGDFTNGDIVTVEDFDGYFLGRGFINTNSKITIRIMTRKKDTEINEDFIEMRVRNAWEYRKTTSDTDSCRVIFGEADFLPGIVVDKFSDVLVVESLALGIDRLKPLILDTLKRILNEDGIEIRGIYERSDAKVRLQEGMERVKGFIGEPFDTKVEIVENGVKYMVDVQDGQKTGFFLDQKYNRLAMHRICKGKRVLDCFTHTGSFALNAGIAGATQVLGVDASELGVAQAMENARLNDLSDVVTFQCADVFELLPEFEKKGEKFDVVILDPPAFTKSRNSVKNAVKGYREINLRGMKLVKDGGYLATCSCSHFMTPELFTKTIREAAANVHKRLRQVEYRTQAADHPILWAGEDTSYYLKFYIFQVCDEK, encoded by the coding sequence ATGGAATCAGCAATTGTCAGAATCAAAAAAGGTGAGGCCCGCGCCTTAAAAGCAGGAGGTATGTGGATCTATGATAACGAAATCGATACCATTACCGGAGATTTTACCAACGGGGATATTGTAACAGTGGAGGATTTTGACGGCTACTTTCTCGGCCGTGGTTTTATCAACACCAATTCCAAAATCACCATCCGCATCATGACCCGGAAAAAAGACACTGAAATCAACGAAGACTTTATTGAGATGCGGGTGCGAAATGCCTGGGAATATCGGAAGACCACTTCCGATACGGACAGCTGCCGTGTAATCTTTGGAGAGGCTGACTTTCTACCCGGTATTGTGGTGGACAAGTTCTCCGATGTACTGGTGGTAGAATCCCTTGCCCTGGGCATTGACCGTTTAAAGCCTCTCATCCTGGACACTTTGAAACGAATCTTAAATGAAGATGGGATTGAAATCCGTGGTATTTATGAAAGAAGCGATGCGAAAGTCCGCCTTCAGGAAGGCATGGAGCGGGTAAAGGGCTTTATCGGCGAGCCATTTGATACGAAGGTGGAGATCGTGGAAAACGGGGTCAAATATATGGTAGATGTTCAGGACGGCCAGAAAACCGGATTTTTCCTGGATCAGAAATATAACCGTCTCGCCATGCACCGGATCTGCAAAGGAAAACGGGTATTAGACTGCTTTACCCATACCGGTTCCTTCGCCTTAAACGCCGGAATCGCCGGAGCGACCCAGGTTCTGGGCGTTGATGCCTCTGAGCTTGGAGTGGCCCAGGCTATGGAAAATGCGCGGTTAAATGATTTATCCGACGTAGTTACCTTTCAGTGTGCGGATGTGTTCGAGCTTCTTCCTGAGTTTGAAAAAAAGGGAGAAAAGTTTGACGTAGTGATTTTGGATCCACCTGCCTTTACAAAGTCAAGAAACTCCGTGAAAAATGCAGTAAAAGGATATCGTGAAATCAACTTAAGAGGCATGAAGCTGGTAAAAGACGGAGGATATCTGGCTACCTGCTCCTGCTCTCATTTTATGACACCGGAGCTTTTTACTAAGACCATACGGGAGGCAGCCGCTAACGTTCACAAGCGTCTCCGTCAGGTAGAATACCGGACACAGGCAGCCGACCACCCTATTTTATGGGCTGGGGAAGATACTTCTTACTATTTGAAATTCTATATCTTCCAGGTGTGCGATGAGAAATAA
- a CDS encoding AraC family transcriptional regulator, with amino-acid sequence MKDMYRKDNIFTKEEMDDIFLILEYSAISLLDIRHHLISPEEALKDCILPSSAFLFTYPGKAEVLLGDKSYQINHFSLFHGGKGTSLSIIPHGEWLEYYMIFYKTGETQFHKEKLKKLLEQINPFQQQYGFTPQNPVFFTEILRSIYEHWNEPAPMKKFYEKSLFYQFTYELYKELAEASVLTFDPNIVKMTIRYIEKNYATSIAVQDLCQRFGISYSHFYRLFKKETGSTFQGYLLKIRLEKARQYMIESSYSLSEIAKFTGFYDEFHLSSSFKKLTGMSPATLRKNLTWDKKYPYMENPEFSHYNEAYQVSQNKLNIQGDIMLKHLKNKTAVMAAALSFMTLLSGCSTASSVSDNTTPTASQAADNQNSQKDDDSQKSETKILQTVKGDVEIPVTPKRVVTDSGLLGDILALGVTPIAIENYGAEDVSYKDLIKDITVLEKWEPEYIMAEQPDLIITQYEENYEQLSKIAPAVYVPSDQMTVDEELSFLAEALGKDPEEGKKILDAYFEKVAEYKAKLEEAGLYNKTFSVIRVQGENQIGVRWSNNLGGQILFGALELPKTEGAQEEIDAGHDWGATLSFEALPKYMGDYILVTEYGNYDLIKDNPIWKSLPAVEAGNIIILSEPFMYLNDIYSWSAQLDLVGDALLELAKKEK; translated from the coding sequence ATGAAAGATATGTATCGCAAAGATAATATTTTTACCAAAGAAGAAATGGATGATATTTTTCTCATTCTGGAATATTCAGCTATTTCTCTTCTTGATATTAGGCATCATTTGATCTCTCCCGAAGAAGCTTTAAAAGATTGTATATTGCCTTCCAGTGCCTTTCTCTTTACGTATCCTGGAAAGGCAGAAGTGCTGTTGGGGGACAAATCCTATCAGATCAATCATTTCAGCCTCTTTCATGGCGGCAAAGGTACCTCCCTTTCCATTATTCCTCACGGTGAGTGGCTTGAATATTATATGATCTTCTACAAAACCGGTGAAACACAGTTTCACAAAGAGAAATTAAAGAAATTACTGGAGCAGATTAACCCATTTCAGCAGCAATATGGATTCACTCCCCAGAATCCGGTTTTTTTCACTGAGATTTTACGCAGTATATATGAACACTGGAACGAGCCTGCTCCCATGAAAAAATTTTATGAGAAATCTTTATTCTATCAATTTACCTATGAGCTATACAAAGAACTGGCAGAGGCCAGCGTATTGACCTTTGATCCAAATATTGTAAAAATGACCATACGGTATATAGAAAAAAATTACGCAACTTCCATTGCAGTTCAGGATCTTTGTCAACGTTTTGGCATCAGCTACAGCCATTTTTACAGACTTTTCAAAAAGGAGACCGGTAGTACCTTTCAGGGATACTTATTAAAAATACGCTTGGAAAAGGCCCGGCAATATATGATAGAAAGCAGCTATTCACTTAGTGAAATTGCTAAATTTACCGGTTTTTATGACGAATTCCATCTAAGCAGCTCTTTTAAAAAGCTTACCGGCATGTCTCCGGCAACTTTAAGAAAGAATCTTACATGGGACAAGAAATATCCTTACATGGAAAATCCTGAGTTCTCACACTATAATGAAGCGTATCAAGTTAGTCAAAACAAACTCAATATACAAGGAGATATTATGTTAAAACATTTGAAAAACAAGACAGCAGTGATGGCTGCAGCGCTTTCATTCATGACTCTCTTATCCGGCTGTTCCACAGCATCATCAGTCTCAGACAACACGACTCCAACAGCCTCCCAGGCTGCAGACAATCAGAATTCTCAAAAAGATGATGATTCCCAAAAATCAGAAACAAAAATATTACAAACGGTAAAAGGCGATGTGGAAATTCCCGTAACCCCAAAACGGGTCGTTACGGATAGTGGGCTATTAGGAGATATTCTGGCACTGGGTGTGACTCCAATAGCCATTGAGAATTACGGTGCCGAAGATGTGTCCTATAAGGATTTAATCAAGGATATCACCGTCTTGGAAAAATGGGAACCAGAATACATTATGGCAGAGCAGCCAGATTTAATCATCACCCAATATGAAGAAAACTATGAGCAGCTATCAAAAATCGCACCAGCGGTTTATGTTCCCTCCGATCAGATGACGGTAGATGAAGAATTATCATTTTTAGCAGAAGCCTTAGGAAAAGACCCGGAAGAAGGAAAAAAAATCCTGGACGCTTATTTTGAAAAAGTCGCTGAATATAAAGCCAAGTTAGAAGAAGCCGGCCTATACAACAAAACCTTCAGCGTCATCAGAGTCCAGGGAGAAAATCAGATCGGTGTTCGATGGAGCAACAATCTGGGCGGCCAGATTCTATTCGGCGCATTGGAGCTTCCTAAAACAGAAGGCGCGCAAGAAGAAATTGATGCAGGCCATGACTGGGGAGCAACTCTCTCCTTTGAAGCACTGCCTAAATATATGGGGGATTACATTCTTGTGACGGAATACGGTAATTATGATTTAATCAAAGATAATCCGATCTGGAAGTCTCTTCCCGCTGTCGAGGCAGGTAATATTATTATACTCTCTGAGCCATTTATGTATCTGAATGATATTTACTCCTGGTCCGCCCAGTTAGACCTAGTGGGGGATGCTCTTTTGGAGTTAGCAAAGAAAGAAAAGTAA
- a CDS encoding GNAT family N-acetyltransferase: MKITTDRLFIRRFRPEDWQDIYEYLSDEEVVRYLPYEAYTSDRAREAAIKRAEQDFFYAVCLKENGKVIGELLFKKMEFDTWELGYVFNPRYKGKGLAFESAKAFLDHAFRELGARRIVAMCNPNNERSWKLMERLSMRREGLLVKNIYFKTDESGEPIWLDTLEYGILKDEWCGNPQPEKQ; this comes from the coding sequence ATGAAAATAACCACAGACCGGCTGTTCATTCGCAGATTCCGGCCAGAAGATTGGCAGGATATTTATGAGTATCTTTCCGATGAGGAGGTAGTCCGGTATCTGCCCTATGAAGCTTATACCAGTGACCGGGCCAGAGAAGCTGCAATAAAAAGAGCAGAACAGGATTTCTTTTACGCAGTATGCCTAAAGGAGAATGGAAAAGTAATAGGAGAGCTTCTATTTAAGAAAATGGAGTTTGACACCTGGGAATTGGGGTATGTGTTTAATCCTCGTTATAAGGGAAAGGGATTGGCATTTGAGAGTGCCAAAGCATTTCTTGATCATGCTTTTCGTGAACTTGGCGCAAGGCGAATCGTTGCCATGTGCAATCCGAATAATGAGCGTTCCTGGAAGCTGATGGAGCGTTTGTCTATGAGGCGGGAAGGCTTGCTGGTTAAAAACATCTATTTTAAGACTGATGAGAGTGGAGAGCCAATTTGGCTGGATACCTTAGAATATGGGATTTTAAAAGATGAGTGGTGCGGGAATCCCCAGCCTGAGAAACAATAG